The Brassica oleracea var. oleracea cultivar TO1000 chromosome C6, BOL, whole genome shotgun sequence genomic interval TTTTAATATGAATCGTCAACATTTATTGCTTATATTATTATATAGTTTTAAATTTATGATTCTCCTAAACATGTTGTGATTTCTTGAAGTTTTCTTTTATAAAGTAGAAACAAGTTCAATTCTTTGTAACAATTTGATTCACCTCCTACTGTGTGTTTCTTATCGATCTGAGTTGATTATAAATTTCAAATCTTGTAACAATTTGTTTCACCTAGCTACTGTGTGTTACTTATGAAAATACAGTAACGATTTGAATGAAGTTCAAATCTTTGTAACAATTTTCCATGTGTTTTCTTGTAAAAATAGAAATGTTTCATGTATGTAAATCTATTGAATCCATATAGATTTGGGATACTGCTGGGCAAGAAAGGTTCCAAAGCTTGGGAGTTGCGTTCTACAGAGGAGCTGACTGTTGTGTTCTTGTGTACGATGTCAATGTTATGAAATCTTTCGAGAATCTTAATAACTGGAGGGAAGAGTTCTTGATTCAGGTAACATATCCTTCTACAGTTTGTTTGCTTCCAAATGTTTTCATCGTCTTCATTCATGGTGTCCATTGTATAGGCTGGTCCATCAGATCCTGACAACTTCCCGTTTGTCGTCTTGGGGAACAAGACCGATGTTGATGGTGGCAAAAGCCGAGTGGTTAGTGTGTTTCTGTCTCCTTGTGTTCTAGAAAGTTTGGTCATGTGCTTAAAGTCATCCCCTTATTGTTAGGTTTCTGAGAAGAAAGCAAAAGCTTGGTGTGCATCTAAAGGAAACATTCCTTACTTTGAGACATCTGCGAAAGAAGGATTCAACGTAGACGCGGCTTTTGAGTGCATCACCAAAAATGCCTTCAAGAATGAACCTGAAGAAGAACCGTAAGTATATATAACTGTTGTTTGTCAAGATTTGCATTACTTCATGTTGATTCTAACTGTCGTCTCCTTATTATCCTCTAGGTACCTACCCGACACCATTGATGTTGCTGGAGGTCAGCAACACAGATCAACAGGGTGTGAGTGCTAATCAAGCAGAAAGTTTCTTTCAGTTCATTTGAATTATTACAGATTCTAACGAATTATTATTAGACCATTTTCTTTTGGGTTCCATACAATATTTTCAATCATGTAGTGTCACAAAATTATCATATGTGAATGTTTCTTATTGTCTACATTTCCTCAAACTTGACTACAATTCCTTTTTTTAACAGAGACATCCTTCGGTTTTAACTTTTCGGGTACTCAATTTTAGTTGATAGCTAACTGCAAAACAAAACGGGTACGATAAAGAATTGTTAGCATTACACAGAAAGCTTACCAATTCTACCTTCAAAATTATGTAACCATGACCAATGGAAGCAGCTTACTACATGCATACTCCATAGCATGTGACTAATGACCCTTGACTTGCTTGTCCAAGGAAACTCAGTCTGATAAGTATAAGCGATCATACTTTAGGCAACGGTTGAAGAATCAGCTGAGAAGAGTGATGAGGAAGGTTTAATTGAAGAGGTTGAGCTGACAAGTAACGGGAATGTGCAAGAGACTCAAAAGGAAGCAGAGGCTTTGCATTTAGAGCCAGTTAGCTGAAGTGGAGCTGAGTACTGAGAAGTATAAATAAGAGAGGAGAGTGTTTAGATTCTTTTTATGCTTTGTATGTTGTATCAGACGCTATGAGTCTTTTAGCGATCGTGATGAGATGGTAGATGGTGATCGATATCGTGATGAGGTAGAGATCAACATCTGAACTTGCAAAACTATTTCCATTTCTAATAAACGAGTACTTCTCTTTACAAATCTTTGAGTTACAAAAGTCTATCATTGGTGCGGTGAAACGGTTCGATCTTCTTAAGCGACGATGTCTTCAGCGACGAAATCCGGTTATTCCGATGCCTCGACGGACCTCACGACGAAGATTCAAGGTCAGTTAACATTTCTGATGGGAGCGTATGAC includes:
- the LOC106298434 gene encoding ras-related protein RABG3d translates to MSSRRRVLLKVIILGDSGVGKTSLMNQFVNRKFSNQYKATIGADFLTKEVQIDDRIFTLQIWDTAGQERFQSLGVAFYRGADCCVLVYDVNVMKSFENLNNWREEFLIQAGPSDPDNFPFVVLGNKTDVDGGKSRVVSEKKAKAWCASKGNIPYFETSAKEGFNVDAAFECITKNAFKNEPEEEPYLPDTIDVAGGQQHRSTGCEC